DNA sequence from the Archangium lipolyticum genome:
GCCAGCACCCGCATCGCCACCCGGTTCGGCTCCATGAAGTCGTTGCCCGGCTTCACCGCGTCGATGGCCTGTTCCTGCGCCTTCAGCACCAGCTCGTAGATTTCGCGCTGCTCCTTGGAGAACTTGCCGGAGATGGGCAGCGTGCGCGTGATGTCCGCCGTGTAGAGGCTGTTACCCTCCACGCCCGCGTCCAGCAGCAGCAGCTCGCCCTTCTTGATGTCTCCGTCGTTGCGCATCCAGTGCAGCACGCACGCGTGGTGGCCCGCCGCGGCGATGGTGCCGTAGCCCACGTCATTGCCCTCCACCCGCGCGCGCAGGTTGAAGACGCCCTCCACCTCGCGCTCGCTCCGGGCCGCCTTCAGCCGGCGGATGACGTCCTCGAAGCCCCGGTGCGTGGAGTCGATGGCCGCCTCCAGCTCGCGCACCTCCTGCTTGTCCTTGATGAGGCGCATCTCGGACAGCGCCGTGGCCAGCTGCTTGTCGCGCTCGGCATGCTCGGGCACCACGCCATCCACCTTCGCCGAGTGGCCGCGCAGCACGCGCGAGGGCAGCGCCACCGCGCCCTTCAGGCCCTCCAGGAAGCCCGGGAGCTCCGGCAGGCCGCGCGCCTCGTGCACGCCGTAGCGCACCTGGCTCTCCTTCACGCCCAGCCGCGGGCCCACCCACAGCTCGCCCTTCACGCGGTCCGTGAAGAAGGTGGAGTCGGAGCGGCCCGGGTTCGGCTCCACGAAGAGGATGTCCGTGTGGCCGCCGCCCTCCTTGGGCTGGAGCACCAGCACGCAGTCGGGCTCCATGTTGCCCGTCAGGTAGTAGAAGTCCGTGCCCGGCCGGAAGCGGTAGTAGGTGTCGTTGGCGCGCACCTTCTCGTGGCCGGTGGGAATGACGAGCGTCTCGCCCGGGAAGAGCTTCGAGAGGGCCCGGCGGCGGGCCTCGAAGGCGTCCGCGTTCTTCAGCTTCGGAGGCGGCTTGCCGCTCTGGGGCTTCCACCCCTGCATCATGAAGTCGAGCAGCGCGGGCGGCGGCGCCGTGTCGTGGCTGGCGGGCTTCGCCTTCGCCTCCGATTCGGGCGTCACCAGGGGCTGCTGCTCTGGCGCCTCATCTTGCTGCGGCGCGTTCACTGCGACGGCTTGGGCTCGGGTTCGGGTCGTCTTCGCCATGGGACGACTCTTGAACATCCCAACGCGCTCCTTCAAGCCCGATGCACTACGTCGTGCGCGAGGTGTCCTCCCTCAGAAGTGCCAGTTGGCCGAGCAGGACGGGGACGGCCGTCTCCACCCGGAGGATGCGCGGCCCCAGGGAGAAGGGGTGGAAGCCGTGTGCTTCCAGCAATTCCGTCTCGAAGGGCACCCAACCTCCGTCCGGCCCCACGGCCAGCACCATCCGGGGGGCCGTCTGCACGCCTACCCGGGTGAGTGGCTGTTTCGCGGGGGGGTGGGGGAGGAGCCGGAGGGCCTCCGTGCCGAAGACGGCATCCAGCTCGTCCTCGACGAAGGGGCGGAAGCGCTCGCGGACGAGCACCTCGGGGAGCCGGGTATCCCGGGCCTGCTCCAGTCCCTGGAGGAGGAGCTCCTCGATGAACTCGGGGGCCAGCACCTTGGAGTCGAAGTAGCTCTTCTCCACCCGGGCGGCGTTGACGAGCACCACCCGGTCCACGCCGAGCTGGGCCACCGCGGGCAGCACCCGCTTGAGGGCCTTGGGGCGGGGAATGGCGAGCAGCAGGTCCACCCCGGCCCTTGGGGGAGGCGGGTCGGTGAGGGTGACGCGCAGGCGCAGCAGGCCGGGGGTGTTCTCCAGCACCTCGCCGGTGCCCACGAGCCCGCCGAGCTGCCCGACGCGCAGCGTCTCCCCGGGCTCGGCGCGCAGCACCTCGCGGGCGTGCTGGGCGCGGCGGCCGGTCATCTGGACGGTGCCGTCCGGGAGGAAATCGGAGTCCTGGAGGAGCAGGAGGTTCAAGGCTGGCGGCGGCGCGGAGGCGGAACCTCCGCGGGGACGGCTCTTCAGGTGCCCGCGGGCTCCCGCTGGGCGAGCGCCTCGACCTCCTCGGCGCCCAGCTCCAGCTTCGCCTCGGAACCGCTCCACACGAACGGGATGCCCGGCTGACGGTAGAGGTTGGCCGGGATGTTCCGCGCCAGCTTCGCGTGCAGCTCCGGCAGCTTCGACCAGTGCAGCCCTTGCTTGGAGTGGTGCGCGGTGTGGTAGCCCAGGTTCCCCGTCATCAGGTTATAGCCCCGGTGCAGGATGTTGTACGACGCCTCGTTGTGGTCCTTCGTCTCGAGGCCCACGTGGTGGAAGTAGGTGGCCCACGCCGTCAGGTAGAGCGACAGGCACATGGGCAGCAGGAAGACGAAGAGCGCGTTGTACCAGTTGTGCCAGAACAGCACGCCGAGCAGCGCCAGCTGCAGCAGGCCCATGCTCACGAAGATGCGCCGCGCCTGGGGGTACTTCTTCCCCACCTGGAAGGCCCTGGGATAGGCCGTGAGCGCCGTCTTGAGCGCGTACTCCATCTCACCCATGGTGCTGCCGTCGGGGCGCTTCCACCGCGACTCGTCCAGGTCCTGGTCCAGGTAGTTGAGGTGGTGGCCGACCACGTGGTGCAGGAACCACGCGTGCGAGGTCACCCCGGTCTGGAACCCGAAGATGATCTCCAGCAGGCGGTTGGGCAGGGGGTGGCGGAACATCGTCAGGTGCTGGTGGTGGTGGTTCCACGAGCTGATCCACCCCTTGGGAATCGCCCCCAGCCCCAGATACAGCACTGGCAGCCACCAGCTCTGCGCCGTGAAGTAGACGGTCAGGTCGAGCGCGAACACGCACACGAACATGAGGACGGGGATGCGATCTTCGGGGTGCCTGAACAAGGTCTCACTCTCTCCGCGACAGGGGCGGTGCAAGAGTACAGGACCAGGCCGGGTTCTGGTGAGTTCTGAACGAAGTTCCATCCTTCCGCGTGCTGGCGGGGGTGGGATTCTGGCGCCAGCTCCCCTGGGGCCGGGCAGGCGGCCGAGCCAGCGGGGCGACGCGGTGCGGCGGGGGCGACTACAGGCCCCGCGCGTCCCCCCCGGGCGCGCGGAGACCGGTGCTTCGACTTCCTACGTCGGGTCCGGCTTCGGGGTCTTCGGGCCGCTGGCCGGCAGCTTCGGCTTGGCGATGTAGCTCTTGGGCAGCTCACCGGTGAGCGAGTCCAGGAAGGTGACGATCGCCTTCGCGTCCTCGTCGGTGATCTGCTTGCCGAACTGGTGCTGGGCCATCAGCTTCACGGCCGTCTGGATCTCCGTGATGGAGCCGTCGTGGAACCACGGACCCGTCTTCGTCACGTTGCGCAGGGTGGGGACGCGGAAGATCATCCGGTCCGACTCCTGCTTGGTCAGGTCGAAGCGGCCCTGGTCCTTGGACTGGAAGGGCACCACGAGACCCAGCTTCTGCAGCGAGCCACCGATGGCCGGGCCGTTGTGGCAGGTCTGGCAGCCCTGCTCGAGGAACTTCTTCAGGCCGTGCTTCTCCGCCTCGGTGAGCGCCTTCTCGTCACCGGCCAGGTACTTGTCGAAGCGCGAGGGGGTGACGAGCTGGCGCTCGAAGGCGCCAATGGCCTTGGCCATGTTGTCGTAGGTGACGGCGTCGGCCTGGCCCGGGAAGGCCTTCTGGAAGGCGGTCACGTAGCCCGGGATGGACTTGAGCGTCTCGACGACGCGCGCCTCGCTGGGCATCGCCATCTCGACGGGGTTGAGGATGGGGCCCTTGGCCTGCTCCTCGAGGTTGGGGGCGCGGCCATCCCAGAACTGCAGGATGTGGCCACCGGCGTTGTACACGGTGGGCGAGTTGCGGCCGCCCAGCTGCTTCTTGTGGCCCGGCGAGGTGGGCTTGCCATCCACGCCGTACTTGTTCAGATCGTGGCAGCTGTTGCAGGACACGTCCTGGTTCTTCGACAGGCGGGTGTCGAAGTACAGCATGCGTCCCAGCTCCACCTTCTCCGGAGTGATGGGGTTCTTGGTGTCCTCGAAGCGGGCCGGCAGGGCCTTGAACACGCCAAGCAGGGCGCGGTCGATGACGACCTTCTGCTGGGCGGCGGTGGGGGCTGCCGGTGCGGCCGGTTTGGCCGCCTGAGCAAAGGCCGCGGTGC
Encoded proteins:
- a CDS encoding cytochrome-c peroxidase, whose product is MKLKSLVRPLILAAATVGTAAFAQAAKPAAPAAPTAAQQKVVIDRALLGVFKALPARFEDTKNPITPEKVELGRMLYFDTRLSKNQDVSCNSCHDLNKYGVDGKPTSPGHKKQLGGRNSPTVYNAGGHILQFWDGRAPNLEEQAKGPILNPVEMAMPSEARVVETLKSIPGYVTAFQKAFPGQADAVTYDNMAKAIGAFERQLVTPSRFDKYLAGDEKALTEAEKHGLKKFLEQGCQTCHNGPAIGGSLQKLGLVVPFQSKDQGRFDLTKQESDRMIFRVPTLRNVTKTGPWFHDGSITEIQTAVKLMAQHQFGKQITDEDAKAIVTFLDSLTGELPKSYIAKPKLPASGPKTPKPDPT
- a CDS encoding aminopeptidase P family protein; amino-acid sequence: MAKTTRTRAQAVAVNAPQQDEAPEQQPLVTPESEAKAKPASHDTAPPPALLDFMMQGWKPQSGKPPPKLKNADAFEARRRALSKLFPGETLVIPTGHEKVRANDTYYRFRPGTDFYYLTGNMEPDCVLVLQPKEGGGHTDILFVEPNPGRSDSTFFTDRVKGELWVGPRLGVKESQVRYGVHEARGLPELPGFLEGLKGAVALPSRVLRGHSAKVDGVVPEHAERDKQLATALSEMRLIKDKQEVRELEAAIDSTHRGFEDVIRRLKAARSEREVEGVFNLRARVEGNDVGYGTIAAAGHHACVLHWMRNDGDIKKGELLLLDAGVEGNSLYTADITRTLPISGKFSKEQREIYELVLKAQEQAIDAVKPGNDFMEPNRVAMRVLAEGLYALGILKTKPEEALKDENQFYKRYSLHNVSHMLGLDVHDCAQARQEAYKYGKLKPGMVLTVEPGLYFQKDDLTVPAKYRGIGVRIEDDVLVTKTGCRVLSEDIPRETKDVEAWMKQIWSEKK
- a CDS encoding 16S rRNA (uracil(1498)-N(3))-methyltransferase encodes the protein MNLLLLQDSDFLPDGTVQMTGRRAQHAREVLRAEPGETLRVGQLGGLVGTGEVLENTPGLLRLRVTLTDPPPPRAGVDLLLAIPRPKALKRVLPAVAQLGVDRVVLVNAARVEKSYFDSKVLAPEFIEELLLQGLEQARDTRLPEVLVRERFRPFVEDELDAVFGTEALRLLPHPPAKQPLTRVGVQTAPRMVLAVGPDGGWVPFETELLEAHGFHPFSLGPRILRVETAVPVLLGQLALLREDTSRTT
- a CDS encoding fatty acid desaturase, whose translation is MFRHPEDRIPVLMFVCVFALDLTVYFTAQSWWLPVLYLGLGAIPKGWISSWNHHHQHLTMFRHPLPNRLLEIIFGFQTGVTSHAWFLHHVVGHHLNYLDQDLDESRWKRPDGSTMGEMEYALKTALTAYPRAFQVGKKYPQARRIFVSMGLLQLALLGVLFWHNWYNALFVFLLPMCLSLYLTAWATYFHHVGLETKDHNEASYNILHRGYNLMTGNLGYHTAHHSKQGLHWSKLPELHAKLARNIPANLYRQPGIPFVWSGSEAKLELGAEEVEALAQREPAGT